A stretch of DNA from Candidatus Polarisedimenticolia bacterium:
TGAGCGACTGGATCAGCTGGTAGCCGGATCCCTTCGGATCGCGGGTCGGCTCGAGGAAGGTCTTGACCCGCTCCTTCTGATACGGCTTCAGGTGTCCCCATGCCAGGGGCAGGGCCAGGGTGGCGATGATGCCGAGGATCAGGAGAGTCCGCACCCTGATCCCGCCGACGAACACCACGCCGGCGAACAACGGGGCGAAGGTGACCGCGGTGCCGAGGTCCGGCTGCTTCATGATCAGGAGAACCGGCAGCCCGACCAAAGCGCAGATCGCCGAGAAATGGAGCACTCCAAGGCCGCGCACTCGCTCGCGTCCCATGTACGCCGCGAGCATCAGGATGGTGGCGACCTTCGCCAGCTCCGATGGCTGGAACTGCATTCCGCCGACGCCCAGCCACGACTTGCTCGCGTTCACGACCCGGCCGTACACCAGGGTCAGGGCCAGGAGGAGGAGCCCGAGGCCGTAGAACACGTAGGAGAATTCCGCCAGAGTGTGGTAGTCGATGAGCAGGGCGAGGGCCATCAGCAGAAGGCCCAGTCCCAGCCAGATCAACTGGCGATGGAAGGCTCCGCTGCTGGGTGTCCCGGTGGTCGCGGAGTAGATGACCGCCAGCCCGACCGAGCAGGCGGCCAGGATCGCCAGGAGCAGGATCCAGTCGAAATTATTGAGATACCGCCACGCTGGCAAGCTGCTGCACCCCCAGACGCACATCCTGCTTCCCGAAGAAGCGCTCCAGGACGGCGCGGGCGATCGGCGCCGCCGTCGTCCCGCCATGCCCGCCGTTCTGCACGAACACCGCCCAGGCGATTTTCGGGTCGTCCCGGGGCGCGAACCCGACGAACCAGGCGTGGTCCCGCTTCTCCTTCGGGAGCTTGTCGGCGTCGACATCGCGCGACGCCTTGAACACCTGGGCCGTCCCGGTCTTGGCGCAGATGTCTCGCCCGGCGATCCGGGCCCGCCCCCCCGTGCCCTCGTCGTTCACCACACCCCACATGGCGTCCTTGATGACCTCGAGCGTCTTCGGTTTCAGATCCACCCGGCGGACCACGTAGTCCTGGCGTTCGTCCTCCTCCACCCCTTCCCGC
This window harbors:
- the rodA gene encoding rod shape-determining protein RodA, which codes for MPAWRYLNNFDWILLLAILAACSVGLAVIYSATTGTPSSGAFHRQLIWLGLGLLLMALALLIDYHTLAEFSYVFYGLGLLLLALTLVYGRVVNASKSWLGVGGMQFQPSELAKVATILMLAAYMGRERVRGLGVLHFSAICALVGLPVLLIMKQPDLGTAVTFAPLFAGVVFVGGIRVRTLLILGIIATLALPLAWGHLKPYQKERVKTFLEPTRDPKGSGYQLIQSLIAVGSGGLMGKGFLSGTQGQLQFLPEQHTDFVFAVLAEERGFVGAFLALGLYFAIIYRCLATARAARDRLGVFLAIGVVCVFAGQALLNIGVVVGLLPTTGVPLPLMSYGGSSLASTLLGMGLVLNVWMRRLVN